Proteins from a single region of Haloterrigena alkaliphila:
- a CDS encoding GNAT family N-acetyltransferase, giving the protein MTGDLRVRRVRPADTDRIQDLHETAMRDVGAYVEDGPDDDLEAVTETYLESDGEFLVGEREDRIVAMGAFRPVEETDYVTDFVSDLPASTVELTRMRVDPDHQRRGYGRRIAAELEGRARDRGYTDIVLDTMATQTAARELYETLGYEEATRERIDGFDEPFDLLFYRKSLLGEE; this is encoded by the coding sequence ATGACTGGCGACCTCCGCGTTCGCCGGGTTCGGCCGGCGGATACCGACCGCATCCAGGACCTGCACGAAACGGCCATGCGAGACGTCGGTGCCTACGTCGAGGACGGACCGGACGACGACCTCGAGGCCGTCACCGAAACCTACCTCGAGTCGGACGGCGAGTTCCTCGTCGGCGAGCGCGAGGATCGAATCGTCGCGATGGGCGCGTTCCGACCGGTCGAGGAGACGGATTACGTGACGGATTTCGTCTCCGATCTTCCGGCGTCGACGGTCGAACTGACACGGATGCGCGTCGACCCCGACCACCAGCGACGGGGGTACGGCCGGCGGATCGCCGCGGAACTCGAGGGGCGCGCCCGCGACCGGGGCTATACGGACATCGTGCTCGATACGATGGCAACGCAGACCGCTGCGCGTGAACTGTACGAGACGCTGGGATACGAGGAGGCGACGCGCGAGCGCATCGATGGGTTCGACGAGCCGTTCGACCTGCTCTTCTATCGGAAGTCG
- a CDS encoding DoxX family protein, translated as MNVFSEPEQRSDSTDVLRSDGTESAVTETPMFRLGRILFGGILAFNALDNLRNLQGRVDYADAKDTPLARVSVPAISGSLLLGGLSVALWRAPVAGATAVASFLIGVTPMMHDFWNAEDEEQQQQELIHFLKNTALLGGALAFLEIAQREE; from the coding sequence ATGAACGTCTTCTCAGAACCAGAGCAGCGAAGCGACAGCACCGACGTCCTGCGATCCGACGGGACCGAATCTGCCGTTACCGAAACGCCGATGTTCCGTCTCGGTCGCATCCTCTTCGGCGGCATCCTCGCGTTCAACGCCCTCGACAACCTCCGGAACCTCCAGGGGCGGGTCGATTACGCCGACGCCAAGGACACGCCGCTGGCTCGCGTTTCGGTCCCCGCGATCAGCGGGAGCCTCCTGCTGGGCGGGCTCAGCGTCGCCCTCTGGCGGGCCCCGGTGGCCGGTGCCACGGCGGTCGCCAGCTTCCTCATCGGCGTCACGCCGATGATGCACGACTTCTGGAACGCGGAGGATGAGGAACAGCAACAGCAGGAACTGATCCACTTCCTGAAGAACACCGCGCTTCTCGGCGGCGCGCTCGCGTTCCTCGAGATCGCCCAGCGCGAAGAGTGA